DNA from Labrus bergylta chromosome 3, fLabBer1.1, whole genome shotgun sequence:
AGTCAAAACCATAaaacattatcatcattatcactgTGCAGATACTTAAAGTTCCTACTCTCTGGTCATATTCAGTGAGTCCGAGTGCTGATGTATGTTCTCCAGATGTTCTCCCGTTCTCACAGTCGTACTCCACCTCTGGCTGCACGACGTCTCTGCACAGGCTGCACACCCAGTCGCCTCTGAGCCAGGTAAGAAACACCATCAGGTTAGGAACAATGACAGGGTAATGTTGTATGTACtgtataaagtataagaaacaTACGAGGGGAAACTCAGCAGTGACGGGATGTGACAGGACAGATGGAAGACTTTAGGACAGCGGTCGCAGCACAGCAGGTCTCCTCCAATCAGACATACGGCACAGAAGTCCTCACTCTCCATCGCCGCACCGTCCCTGTCCGGCTGATTGTCCTCTATGCCTCTTTGTGCAGCAGGGTTTGCAATCAGAAGCGTCCTCTGACTAGGACCAATGTGAGAGTCTTCTTCTAGGTCAGAGCGGAGTGGTTGCGGGTCGTCTGTTGTCAGTTCATGGTCAGAGTCTAAGTCGAGCTCAGACTCCGCAGAGCAATGGGAGTCTAGAGGCTGAATGGATGCTACATCAGAGTCGGTCTCTGCCTGAAACCTGGATTCATCGTCAGGCTGGGCGTCTGACTCTGTTCCACCGTCGCCAGATTCCTCAACAGCATCCAGTCTTTGACCATCTTCTGATACTGGGTCTTCCTCATATTCTAAACTGGGCTCTGAATCTCTGGTTTCACCACAGAGCCCCATCTCCCCTGCAGCAACAGATTTCTCCTCAGCTTCATAAGAAGAGTCTGCATTTGGGTCAGACTCTGGGGATAAATCAGAGTCTTGCTGCTGTTCTGGATCATCCCAAGAAAACACTGCATCCTCTGAGACTGATCTGGGATCTGAGTCAGAGTCAAGATCCAGTGTGGAGTTACTCTCTGGCATATATTTGGGGATGGTGGTCGGCGGCGTGAGTGCTTTATGAGCTCCGATTGGCCCTCTGCTGTAAAACTCTCTGGCAGTCTTTAGTGTGCTGGACTGATGATGgtcagaagagagagaaaagagaagaaaatgaaatgaatataagattaataaaatgaaataattaaaatatccatccatccatccatccattttctttcacttatccgaggtcgggttGCAGTGGTAGCAGGCGCAGtgagtcaacccagacttccctctcacctacaacgttttccagctcctcctgggggattccgaagcgttcccaggctagattggatatataatccctccagcgcaCTCTTGGTCTGTcacggggtctcctcccagttggtcgtgcctggaaaacctctaaagggaggtgtccaggaggcatccttaacagatgcccaaaccacctcaactggctcctttcgatgcggaggagcagcggctctactccgagctccccccgaatgtccgagctcctcaccctacctctaaggctgagcccagccaccctccgAAGGAAGCTAATTTCGGCCGTTTATATCCGCGAtctcattctttcggtcactacccatagctcatgaccatagaTGAGGGTTGGAATGTAGATCGACCAGTAAATCGAGAgatttgccttcaggctcagctccctcttcaccacaacggtccggcacaacgcctgcattactgctgaTGCCGTGGCAAtccgtctgtcaatctcacACTCCATCCTACCCTCACTCGTGAACAAGCCCAcgagatacttgaactcctccaCTTGGGGCAAGGACTCACTCCCCACCTGGAGAGAGCAATCCACCTTTTTCcggcagagaaccatggcctcgTACTTGGAGGTGCTAACCCTTATCCCAGCCGCTTCGCACTCAGCTGCAAACCACCCCAATGGTTGGACGGAATCCACATTGTTCCTCCTGTATACGAGGTTCGACAATAGGCTGGAGCCTCCTTTCCAGCACCCTAGAGTAAGCTTTCCCCGGAAGGCTGAGAAGTGTGATACCCCGATAATTGGAGCACACCCTCCGGTCCCCCTTTTTGAAAATGGGAACCACCACACTGGTCTGCCACCCCACAGGCACTGTCCCAGATTTCCATGCAACATTGAAAAGGCGTGTCAGCCAAGGTTAGTGGTAAGGCTTCCCCTGGATCTTCAGACTGTGCCTGCTCTTCAGAGGACGTGGTGTCTGGGTTCAGGAGTTCCTCAAAGTATTGATTCCACCGCCCAACAATGTCCCCATTGTGGGTCAGCAGTTCTCCACCCCTGCTGATAACAGCCTGGGGCAAGCCCTGCTTTCCCTTCCTGAGCCTTCGGACGGTTTGCCAGAACCTCCTTGAGGCCAACCGAAAGTCCTTCTCCAAAGCCTCCCCGAACTCCTCCCACACCCGGGTTTTTGCTTTCGCAACCACTGAAGCCACAGCCCTCTGAGCCACCCGATACCTGTCAGCTGCTTCCAGAGACCCCTGGACTAACCAAGCCCGAAAGGCCTCCTTCTTCAGCCTGATGGCTTCCTTCACCACTGATGTCCACAAGCGGGTTCTAAGGTTGCCGCCACGACAGACACCGACGGTCTTCTGGCCGCAACTCCTAGCCGCAGCTTTTACAATGGAGGCTTTGAACATGGACCACTCCAACTCCATGTCCCCAACCTCCCCCGGGATGAGGGAGAAGTTCTTCCGGAGGTGGGAGTTGAAGACCCCACGGACAGGGGCCTCTGCCAGACGTTCCCAGTTCACCCGCACTACACTTTTGGGTTTGCCAGGTCTGTCCGGTAGCCTTCCCCGCCATCTGATCCAACTCACCAACAGGTGGTGATCAGTTAtcagctctgctcctctcttcacCTGAGTGTCCAAAACATACGGCCGCAGATCTGACGAAACAACTACAAAGTCGATCATCGATCTTTGGCCTAGGGTGCTCTGGTACCAGGTACACTTAGGAACATCCCTATGCTTGAACATGGTGTTTGTTATGGCCAATCCATGACTAGCACAGAAGTCCAACAACAAAGCACCACTTGGGTTCAGATCGGGCAGGCTGTTCCTCCCAATCACTCCCCCCAGGTGTCTCCGTCTTCGCCCACGTGAGCGTTGAAGTCTCCCAGAAGAACTACAGAGTCCCTAGGCGGAACCCCTTCCAGGACCCCACCCAGAGTGTTCCACCCTTGGGAGTCCAAGAAGGCGTATAGAATGCCCAGGCCTCCGCCTTAGCCTGCCACCCGGCTCTGCATGCACCCTTCCCCCATGCCTCTCCCTGCAGGTGGTGGGCCTATAGGGCGGCGGCTCCATGTGGTTGTTTCGGCTGAGCCCCATGGAGGAAAGCCCGGCCACCAGACGCTCACCTTCGAGCTTCCCCCCTGGGTCTAGCTCCAGGGGGGTGCCGCGGTTTCCCTCTTCCGGGCGAGGTGGCTTGCTCCAATATATTCCGCTTCATAGGGGTATTTGTTGACCCGCTCTTAGTCTGGCCCCTCCCCTGGGACCACTTTGCCTTGGGAGACCCTACCAGGGGCTAGTGCCCCTGACAACACAGCTCCCGGGTTCACGGGGACACGCAAACTCCTCCACCACGTTAAGGTGGCGATTCTTAGAATTAAATATAAGCTATCATTCTGAAACCACATCAAACACTTACCTACTGTAGACCATGTATACAGTTAagtttttgatgttttgcaATAGGGACATGGCACACCTTAATTTAAACTTTCAAACCACCTAATTGATTTCAGGACTCACACCGTCTTTGCTGTGAGATTTCCATTGCCATGTTCTCTCTTTTGCTACCAAAAAGTAGCCAAAATATCTCATAAACTGTTCTGTCCTTTGATGAATgcttttgacacattttttcagactcttttgtctgccaaataaaataaacttgccttgccttgccatGCAGCCATCACCAAACCAAACCAGACCTTCACCAAAATCAAACCGCAGACCACAAGCAGCCAATTCATGCAGCCAATTCATGCAGTGGAAACTTCAGTCACCAAGCTGcagcatgaaaataaaagctctgaTCTAGCGGGGAGATgcagtgtgcaaaaaaaaaaaaaccaattcATCCACCAGGCAGTTAGGAAGCTGAATTCTCTACCCTCTCATTTGATGATGGTTACTCTGATTCGTATGGGGATAGGCATTTTGTCCACATGTTTGTTACAAGTTTACTTATTTTGTTAGTTGCTGCTGGTCACCTGCTGTGATTACTTTAGGTCGATCACAGATTCATCTCTAACATTGACCACACAGATTACCAAAGCATAGTTATATCTGACCACAGTCCTGTCAGGCCTGTTCTACAAGTGTCTCTCACAAGgcaagacaaacaacaaaatacaaaaaggttaatatacaaatataacaaatatcatCCACCCAGAGCAAACATGATTTATCCAGAAGTAAATACAGATACTACTTGTGTAATGTGCAGAAAAGCCTCTCTGTTTGAATGCTGCCTATTGCAAAGATGATAGAGCCACTATTCCATCTCTGGATGCCCTAAAGTGTTTGACATGATTGAGTGGCACTATTTAATTGCAGCACTCAGGAAATGGATCTAGTGACAAATTAATAGATGGATTAAAATACTATATACCAAATCAAAATGCTCTATTCTTTCAAATGGGGATGAATCCAATCCATTCTCTTTGCAATGTGGCATTTACCAGGGGGACCTATTGCCCCCCTTGTCATTTAATATAGCATTGGAGCCTCTAGCAATTGGCATAAGGGGGGCAACCAGACATTAAAGGTATCAGTTTAGGCAATGTTGAGACTTGTGTGACCCTGTATGCTATCTATTCTGGTCCTGCTAGATTACATTAACTCTTTAGGGAGTATTTCTGGTTACACCATAGAATGTAAAAATAGTGAATTCATGCCTTTAGTGGATCAATTTATTGAAGACTTCCTGTACAAACTTATTTTTAGAGAAGTGAAAGAGGGTTTCTTCAGCTGACCAACCAACCAAAACATCTTTCACATTTAATGTCATGGAATCAGTAGAGAAATTCAGAACCAACATTGAATCCTGGAGGATTCTACACTTTACCATGATATGGGTAAATGCAATAAAAATGGCAAGCCTACCCAGGTGCCTACATCTTTTCAAAACCTGCCCATAAAcctaaaataaatagttttttaagCATCTTAATTGTGTTTACTTCTTCTGTTTTCTACTTCATTTCAATCTAATTCAATTGTTTACCATTAACATCTCACTGCTCTGGTGTTTTAAAAGGATAACCTTTCCCTGCATTGATCTACAGAAATGAGATGTacctctgctgctgcatcatGCCAGGTTCTCTCCCTCGAGAGAGTTTCGCTCTTCCCAGTCGCGCTGGCTGGCAATGGGTCACTCTGTCGTCGTCCATGCGGGGGGAGTTGAGACACAAGAATTTTGAGACGCTCCAAGCAGACCACTGGGACTTTTGGCCTTCCTGAGTCCTTCTCTCTGTTACTTCAAAGGCAAGATTAAAAATAGTTATAATATTTACTTTCATAATTTTTGCATGGACAGATTTTTTTAAGACAGCTTTTACACACCTATTGCTGCTGCTTCTCGACACCCTGCATTTCTCCTTGGCCTCAAAATCAATCTCCTCATTTACATAACTGAAAAAtggttctaaaaaaaaaagaattaaagtgAGCATGTTTTAATAACCTTTGATATCAGAAATAACTGCATGAATAGGTAGTTAAATCCTGCACCTGGTTCTGTTTTATAGGACAGTAGAGGAGACCTGTGGCGCCTGTAGGGAGGCATCTTAGAGGAAGATTCTTTGACAACACAAAGTACCCCATCTGAAGACCTCCTCTGTCTGGGGTCCACACTGGTGTACTGTGAATAAACACATATTTTACAAGACTGGTGTAAAGAAATCTGAACACAAGACATGACTTTAgactttaaaatacatgttttcacTCTTTTCTAGCTGTAGCAGTACTTTATTTTCACAGTCAGAAAAACAACTAGCTAACTAACCAGAAGATGAATGACAGcaaaaataatttgttgtttGAACCATCAAATCAAAGTGATATATTTGTGCTTCAGAGGAACAGTGTCAGTCAGGACAAAATAGTATTGCAACACTGATCCCCTCTATTCCATCTGACAGCCGAGCTTCACTCCTCGTCATGTGTGATTATATTCAGAAGAAGCCATTTTTACCTTGTTTGCAGTGCCTGCTTCGGGGCTGTGACTGCTTCCTGTGGGCCTTTCAGAGTAAGGACTGCTGGATGGGGCTGCCAGTTCTGCCGGGATGCTCTGGGAGCGTCTCTTCCTCCTTGTGCACACTAAACTCGGGCTGAGTCTGCTGCTCGGTGCATCAGATACACACTCGTAGGCTGTCACTGACACCTCCAGGGAGGTGGATCTCTGTTAGTAGCACACATGTACAAAACGAAACTTGATTTCAAGCTGCATCACATTTACAGACAATGCTgttaatgttattaaaaaacagaaagtgggATGTGTGGGTGGAAAAGTCCTTGGGATACAGGCACAtactaaacaaaaacatcattcaGAATCTATTAATTCAAAATGATTCAGTCCttacaaacacagagaatgGTCCACACAGCTGCATATGTCTCTGTTATTGTGTAGCAGATAAAAGGCTCAGTTACAACACTTTATATCATATGTAAATTCTCTATCATGCATGCAATGAGGGTCCTTTGATTAAACCAGCTCGAGCGTGGATGTTACTGCAGGTGGGCTACAAAATCtcatttaacaaaacaaacataaaaagactgttttttatTAGTAGTTTgctaataaaaaacaaataaaaatttgCACTAATTTTTTTGCCGAACAAACTGTTAGGTgtaatttttctgttttatggGATGAAACGATATCAGGGTGAGCTTTATTTTGGTGTTAGATGTCAAATTAGGCTGCAGAATTCCTTTAACCTGGGAATGGCTGGATTAAACCGGCCCCTTCACGCCTATATTACAATTAAACTGATGCAAGTGTCTCAAATAGCTCTGTTACAAACCAGAGCTGTATTCAGATATCAGCAGGAGGGAATTTATCACCATTTCCTTGGGGCTATTCCATTTTTCTAAAACATGGTtctcttttcccttttcttttcttttttcagcgCACCATCATCCATATTCAGGCCAAACAGAGCTTGTGCTCCTAAGTATCATGCGATTAAAACACTTACCTGATCCATGCCCCCTGGGAGAGGTACATAGGATTCAAactgtggagaaaaaaactgACTATAATCCTTCTCTCTGGAACGATGGAGAGGATGGGGGTGTAGGAATTTATCTCAAAGTAAGAACCAGAACTGAAGTCAAACTGGCAGCTTCCTCTATTCCCTCAGTGACTCATTAATGACAGGTTAAGTACATAAACGACTGCACCCAAGTGGTTTTATGTCGCTTTCAGATACTGTGACTTGAGAATGCAAATATAatacatctttgtgtgtgtgagcgcacACGCAGAGACATTTCAGAGAGGTGATTATGTGGTTGCTCTCAAACCTCTGGCATGAAGCGTGATTATGAAGAACAGTGCTCTCCTGGTTTTGGGATGCGTTGCTATGAACAACTCAGAGCTTTAATTGTCAGAGCAGTACTTTGTTTTCCCGTAATCATTTCTTCATAAAAGCACATTTGTGTTGCACCATCTGTTTTCAGGCGAGCTGTCAACTGTGGGAGGCGATCAATCTGGCATTTAAATAAAGCACTCCtttattttttagttgtttagaGAAAATCGTTTAAACTAAGTACTGCCTTTAATTCGAAACcaacattttagaaatacaCAGTAAAAAGCTCAGTGTATGTAAACATTTCCTGCTGACTTTTAAACTGACTTTAGTGTCACTTCAAGTAAACAACTTTAGAATTAGGTTTTGTCGCCCTTGTTTGTCTCAGTTACGGTTTAAAAGAACACCTGTGTTTTACAGGAAATAGACATGACACTGACCAATACACTGTGGTTTTGAAGAGTCAAATACAAACTGTGTTAGGTGGTTAACCATGTCATGAAGAGGGAGAGGGGTTTGAATTTAGTTCGATGATATAGAAACTGAACAGGACCACGTGTGAAAGGATGAACCGAAGACTGTGGTGCACAACTTTCACACTATATACCCAGCTTTGATCTCTCACAGGAGCAAAAACACCAACTTTTTAATGCTCAGCTTCAACTGTTGCTTTACTTCCACTGTCAGATGTTATATATATCTAATAAACCACCAGAAAACGTTGTACTATAGACTTTAACTGAATTACCTCTTACTACTGGGTATATATATGGCTGTAAATGATAGGGGTCATCTAAAACGTTTTACAGGCTACCTTCAGATTTGTGCTGAGTACTTTTTGAATATTGTGTTTAATAAATCCTCTTGTTACAAGTTTTAGATTAGTTATAAGTCGTAAATAGGCTTAAATTTGTTGAAGTTTTGCATGAGAACACCACAGGCATAaagtgagacaaatttacatgtACAGCAGCTAATTTCTTATGCTTGATTGATAAGTCTAATTTTTATTTGTCCATTGTAAATACAAAAGTTACTTCAGGTCAGATAAGCTTAATGTATCTGTTACAAAGGAAAGCTCCTCAACAGCTACTGAGTGGACACTGTGGTGATATTAACTGTCCACTTCTGTTGTCAAGGTCAACAATacactttgaattgtttttttgatgGGGGTGTTTTCCAGTTTCACTTATTAATTATTAATCTAATCAAAGTGAGGTTAACTGTTATTGCAGTGCAAATCTATCTTCGCGTAAAATACTTAAAACCTAATCAGAGGGAGTCTTTTAATTGTCTCACCCTTCCGTCTCTGTGGTCTCTGAGCATCAGTGCTGCTCtgttcctcttctcctctcttctcagctctgctgcaggatgaacaTGGAGCTGATGTCTGATAGGACTCTGCTCTCCCctgtcttcatcttcatccagCAGCTCTCTGCTTTCAACCCCAGGTCCTCCATGTGCCTCCTCCACTCTGCACCTATTCTCCCAGTTGTCTTCAGTCATCACGTCTCTGTCTATAGCTGTGTGGCCGATATCCTGCTGCAGAACAGAGCTGGACGACAGTTTCCTCTGACACTGGCCTGCCCTGCTGTGGTCTGCAATCTGAGTTTGGCTGTCCAGAGGAATGTCTTTCTGGTGATGGTGATAGAGATAAGACTTTGTTTGAGACTGGGCCTGAGTGGCAGCAGCTTGAGGCTGGGATGCAGAGCCTCGACTGCAGCTTAACTGGATGTTTCCCATGATTGGAACGGGAGATGAAGGTGGAGGACATTGTGTGGAGCTGTCAGGGTCCCAGCATCTCTGGAGCTGCTGGCTCTGGTGCAGCGAGGAGATGAGGGCAGGTTGTACATAACTGGAGTTATAAAGTGTGGTGTCCAGCTGGTTTTTGTCCAGACTGGACAGATCTGGCTGAGAGGGAATGCTGTGTAGGCAACACATCTGGGGCTCACAGCAGGCCTTGTACCCACAGCCCGGCTCCCGTCCTCTGTGACACACAGACGGCAAGGCCATGCAGGTGAGGGGCTGAGGCCTCAGGATACTGGAGCAGGACAAGCCCTGAGGATATGTGCAGTTTCCCCCTTCAACATTTAGCTGGCCTGCAGAGTACCAGAGAAATGACTTGTAAGCATGGCGGTAAGATATAGTAAGTAAAAATAGAACTTCAGTTTGACATACAAACTGTCCTATAACTATCGTGGTTAATTTGCAATTATTTTACCAAGAGAGGAAATCTGCTTGGTCCAGTAACTGGCATCCCAGTTGAATTTAATCTTTACAGGACTCCAAGAGTCTGAGTGGAGTGACGGCTCAACCAGTTGCTGCATCTGAAGtgaaatctgaagaaaaaaaaagaggataccTTCTTGAGTTAAGTATAACAAGAAGCATTTTGCAAACCAACCATTTTGATGCTGTCGGGGTGCATAGGTCTGGCTTTTTTTAGTCCTGATCTAATTTCTGAGATTTGGTTATGGTCCAATACAGAGAACCATTCTGATACCAGTTTAAGTAATGACGCTGTATGCCGGACTGCTTTTTATAAAGGCTGGGATCACTCTTTATAAGGCAACATCAGGCCTGACTTGCTTTCCTTctattggaaaaaaataatgcaagaACTATTGCAGGAAGTCATCTTAGTTGAAAGCATAAAAAGAGTGAAATATCTCCAAACAGCAAACACTTCACCAACCTCCTTTTTTTGTGATAAAGCAAAATGGCTGCACTAAAAATTGATTTGAATAAATCAGCGCAGGATTAGCGCATTCTCACAATTCCTTATTTAGCTATTTCAGTCAGCTTGGACTGATGTCCACTGTCAGAATGTGATTAGTGCATCTCAAGTTTGAGGCTAAGCTATCGTGACTTCTACTCCCtttcatgtctttaaaaaaatacccaTAGCTTCAATATGAATATCCCCAGCGCTCAACAAATGTTTCAAAGCCATAGCTGAAATGACAGTAGCAAATTTACCGCTGTGACTGGTGAACTTTACTCTTATAACCAGGGAATTTCacctttagaaataaaaaaaaatggagggagATCAAACGTATTGTTTAGCTGACTCTCattggactgtgtgtgtgttaacca
Protein-coding regions in this window:
- the trim66 gene encoding tripartite motif-containing protein 66 isoform X2 is translated as MEKSCSECSEPTLAQSLCTLCNKWLCYQCTDVHQHQKASATSQYTELHQQQRPSAPQCPDLHQRGSSSLPPTGQGPGSYPCSLLMCHSHRQEPLELFCESCDLLCCSSCHLSSHKTHRVVQIAKALQDQQWLFESLMEQVEERRSAVENNAKQIEDRLHGVKIAHRKAENQIKMAKMIMMNELNKRATLLIEQLEKISEDFQQRLEDQLQGAIETCGQMDHVQKFITWAKTHHCRGPVLFSRALISLQMQQLVEPSLHSDSWSPVKIKFNWDASYWTKQISSLGQLNVEGGNCTYPQGLSCSSILRPQPLTCMALPSVCHRGREPGCGYKACCEPQMCCLHSIPSQPDLSSLDKNQLDTTLYNSSYVQPALISSLHQSQQLQRCWDPDSSTQCPPPSSPVPIMGNIQLSCSRGSASQPQAAATQAQSQTKSYLYHHHQKDIPLDSQTQIADHSRAGQCQRKLSSSSVLQQDIGHTAIDRDVMTEDNWENRCRVEEAHGGPGVESRELLDEDEDRGEQSPIRHQLHVHPAAELRREEKRNRAALMLRDHRDGRRSTSLEVSVTAYECVSDAPSSRLSPSLVCTRRKRRSQSIPAELAAPSSSPYSERPTGSSHSPEAGTANKYTSVDPRQRRSSDGVLCVVKESSSKMPPYRRHRSPLLSYKTEPEPFFSYVNEEIDFEAKEKCRVSRSSSNREKDSGRPKVPVVCLERLKILVSQLPPHGRRQSDPLPASATGKSETLSRERTWHDAAAESSTLKTAREFYSRGPIGAHKALTPPTTIPKYMPESNSTLDLDSDSDPRSVSEDAVFSWDDPEQQQDSDLSPESDPNADSSYEAEEKSVAAGEMGLCGETRDSEPSLEYEEDPVSEDGQRLDAVEESGDGGTESDAQPDDESRFQAETDSDVASIQPLDSHCSAESELDLDSDHELTTDDPQPLRSDLEEDSHIGPSQRTLLIANPAAQRGIEDNQPDRDGAAMESEDFCAVCLIGGDLLCCDRCPKVFHLSCHIPSLLSFPSGDWVCSLCRDVVQPEVEYDCENGRTSGEHTSALGLTEYDQRKCERLTLLILSNILSAPFHEPVSPLARHYYQIIKRPMDLSVIRAKLNKNHNQHYKSAEQFVADVYLMFHNCAKFNYPDSEVAQAGHSLESFFTSKLKEVFPDRAFPGAEADSDSDEYDEAYRTAEGGFPWPERREQCHRKRKRRHSLKSRRNNF
- the trim66 gene encoding tripartite motif-containing protein 66 isoform X1, which gives rise to MEKSCSECSEPTLAQSLCTLCNKWLCYQCTDVHQHQKASATSQYTELHQQQRPSAPQCPDLHQRGSSSLPPTGQGPGSYPCSLLMCHSHRQEPLELFCESCDLLCCSSCHLSSHKTHRVVQIAKALQDQQWLFESLMEQVEERRSAVENNAKQIEDRLHGVKIAHRKAENQIKMAKMIMMNELNKRATLLIEQLEKISEDFQQRLEDQLQGAIETCGQMDHVQKFITWAKTHHCRGPVLFSRALISLQMQQLVEPSLHSDSWSPVKIKFNWDASYWTKQISSLGQLNVEGGNCTYPQGLSCSSILRPQPLTCMALPSVCHRGREPGCGYKACCEPQMCCLHSIPSQPDLSSLDKNQLDTTLYNSSYVQPALISSLHQSQQLQRCWDPDSSTQCPPPSSPVPIMGNIQLSCSRGSASQPQAAATQAQSQTKSYLYHHHQKDIPLDSQTQIADHSRAGQCQRKLSSSSVLQQDIGHTAIDRDVMTEDNWENRCRVEEAHGGPGVESRELLDEDEDRGEQSPIRHQLHVHPAAELRREEKRNRAALMLRDHRDGRRSTSLEVSVTAYECVSDAPSSRLSPSLVCTRRKRRSQSIPAELAAPSSSPYSERPTGSSHSPEAGTANKYTSVDPRQRRSSDGVLCVVKESSSKMPPYRRHRSPLLSYKTEPEPFFSYVNEEIDFEAKEKCRVSRSSSNSNREKDSGRPKVPVVCLERLKILVSQLPPHGRRQSDPLPASATGKSETLSRERTWHDAAAESSTLKTAREFYSRGPIGAHKALTPPTTIPKYMPESNSTLDLDSDSDPRSVSEDAVFSWDDPEQQQDSDLSPESDPNADSSYEAEEKSVAAGEMGLCGETRDSEPSLEYEEDPVSEDGQRLDAVEESGDGGTESDAQPDDESRFQAETDSDVASIQPLDSHCSAESELDLDSDHELTTDDPQPLRSDLEEDSHIGPSQRTLLIANPAAQRGIEDNQPDRDGAAMESEDFCAVCLIGGDLLCCDRCPKVFHLSCHIPSLLSFPSGDWVCSLCRDVVQPEVEYDCENGRTSGEHTSALGLTEYDQRKCERLTLLILSNILSAPFHEPVSPLARHYYQIIKRPMDLSVIRAKLNKNHNQHYKSAEQFVADVYLMFHNCAKFNYPDSEVAQAGHSLESFFTSKLKEVFPDRAFPGAEADSDSDEYDEAYRTAEGGFPWPERREQCHRKRKRRHSLKSRRNNF